GCGTTGAACAGCTCGGGCGCCTGCTCGGCGACGATCTGCTCGAAGGAGTCGCCGGAGTCCCACACGAGCTCACCCGTGGCGGCGTCCCGGATGGTGACCGAGCGCCCGCCGAAGGAGTGCAGCTCGGTGTAGCCGTTCTCGCCCTTGGGCGAGGTGGAGGTGATCTTCAGCTTGCCGAGGTTCTCGTTCTCCTGCAGTTCCTGGGCGTTGGGGAAGACCTCGGGGTCGAGCTCGACGTCGCCGACCTCGAGCTCCTCCTCGAAGCCGTCGTACTCACGGGCGTCACCTTCGTTGGCCGTGATGAGGTACTCGCTGCCGCCGGCGCGGAACGACTGGACACCGTCGGGCATGTACACGCCCTTGACCGGCCAGGTGGCGATGTTGACGGCGTCGTCCTTGTTGGACGCGTCCAGCCCGAAGCCCGCCACGGAGTGGTCCTTGGTGCCCAGGGCGTCGATGTCGGTGACCGTGGCGCTGGCCAGGTCGACGGTGGCGATCGCGTTGTTCTCCTGCAGGGTGACCCAGGCGGTGCGGCCGTTGCCGCTGATCGTCACGTACTCGGGCTCGAGGTCCTGCGCGACGGTGGCACCGGGGCCGAAGATCCGCACGCCGTCGGCGCGCAGCTCGTCGGCCTTGCCGTTCCACGCGGTGAAGTCCGCGGTGCGCACGGTGCCCTTCTTCACGTCGATGACCGAGACGCTGCCCTCGGGGTCGACCTGGCCCTCCTCGTAGCCCTCCGGCTCCCCCTCGTTGGCCACGACGGCGTACCGGCCGTTGTCGCTCAGGGCGACCATGTCGGGCAGCGCACCCGCGGTGACCGTGCGGGTCGCCTCGAGGGTGCGGGCGTCGAAGAAGGAGACGGAGCCCGGCTGCTGCTTGTCGTCGGCCTGCTGCGCGACGGCGACGACGCCCTTGGCCACGGCGACGCTGTTGGCGCCGGGGGTCTCGAGGGTGTCGACCTTGGTCGGCGCGCTCGGGTCGGAGATGTCGAGCACGTCGACGGTCCCGGCGAGGGCGTTGACGACGAAGGCGCGCTGGGTGCCCGGGTCGTGGGCGACGATCTCGGCGGCGCCCTCGTCGAAGGCGCCGGCGGCGTAGGTGCCGAGCGGGCTCAGCGTGACGTCGCCCGTGGGAGCGGCGGCGGCCAGCCCGGCACCGAGCGGGGCGACGAGGGCGGCGGACAGGGCGAGGGTGAGGGCAGCGCGGCGGGGGCGCGTGACAGGGGTGTGCATGCCCGGAACCTAGGCAGCGCGCCCGCCCACCCCGGCGACGTCCGGATGAACGACGCCTTAATCGTCGGCGACGAGTTCCTCCAGAGATGGTCTGAGGGCGTCCGGCACCGCAGTGGGGCGCCGGGTGACGGCATCGACGAAGACGTGTGCCGAGGTCGCGAGCGCGACGAGCGCTCCGTCGCCCTGCCGCACGAGCGCGCACTCCCAGCGCACGCTCGACCGGCCGACCGACAGGGCCCGCAGGCCGACCTCGAAGGCGTCCGGGTAACTGATCTCGGCGAGGTAGCGGCAGCCGGTCTCCGGGATGAGGTTGATCGTGTCACCACCCTGCGCGACGTCGAAGTCGTGCGCCTTGAGCCAGTTGTTGATCGTCGTGTCCATCACCGAGTAGTGCACGGCGTTGTTGACGTGGCCGAACTGGTCGTTGTCGCTCCAGCGCGTCGGGACGGTCACCCAGTGCGGGTAGCGGGCGCGGTCGAAGGTCTCACTCACGTGGGCCATCCTCCACCGGGGTCCCGTCCGCCCGCCACAGACCCGACGAGCCGCGGCGGTGGCTGTCGAGCAGGTGGGCGTCGACGATGCCGACCGCCTCCATGAGCGCGAAGGCGGTCGTCGGTCCGACGAAGGCGAACCCGCGCCGCTTGAGCTCGCGGGCCAATGCCTTCGACTCGTCCGAGGTCGTGGGCACCTCGGCGACGGCCCGTGGCATGGGCGTGCGCTCGGGACGGAAGGACCAGACGAGGTCCGCCAGCCCACCACCGTCACGAAGGGAGATGGTCGCGCCCGCATTGCGGATCGTCGCCTCGACCTTGGCCCGGTTGCGCACGATCCCTGCGTCGGCCATGAGCCGCTCGACGTCGCGCGCTCCGTAGGCAGCGACCCGGTCGGGGTCGAAGCCGTCGAAGGCCGCCCGGAAGTTCTCCCGCTTGGCCAGGATCGTCGCCCACGACAGCCCGGACTGGAAGGCCTCGAGGCTCAGCCGCTCGAAGAGACCTCGCTCGTCGCGCACCGGCATGCCCCACTCGGTGTCGTAGTACTCGCGCATCAGGTCGCCATGGGTACCGCGCCCGTCAGCCCATGCCGGCCGGGCCAGCCCGTCCTCACCGATGACCACATCCATGCCTGCATCGTGCCGCACTGCGACGGCTCGGGTGACAGCATGACGGTCATGAAGATCATCGCCTCGTACAGCATCAAGGGTGGGGTCGGTAAGACCACCGCCGCGGCCAACCTCGCCTGGCTCGCTGCCGCGGACGGACGACGCGTCCTGCTGTGGGACCTGGACCCGCAGGGCGGCGCCACCTGGCTCTTCAAGGTCAAGGCCAAGGTGAAGGGGGGCGGCGAGGCGCTCGTGGCCGGCAAGCTCGACATGGCCGACGCGATCAGGTCGAGCGACTTCGACAACCTCGACGTGCTGCCCTCCGACTTCTCCTACCGCAACCTCGACCTGCTGCTCGATGCCGAGAAGAAGCCGACCCGCACGCTGGGCCAGCTCCTCGACGGCCTGTCCAAGAAGTACGACATCGTGATCCTCGACTGCGCCCCGAGCGTCTCCCTCGTGTCGGAGAGCATCGTCCGCGCGGCCGACCTCGTCCTCGCCCCGGTCATGCCCTCGCCGCTGTCGATGCGCACCCTGGACCAGCTGCGCGAGTTCATCGGCGACACCAAGGGCAAGTCGCCGAAGCTGCTCGCCTTCCTGTCGATGGTCGACCGCCGCCGGCGTCTGCACAAGGACCTCGTCGACGAGCTCCCCGGCTCACGCCCTGATGTCGCCAAGACCTTCATCCCGGCGGCGAGCGCGGTGGAGCAGATGGGCGTGCACCGTGCTCCGATCGTCCAGTGGCAGCCGCGCTCGGCTGCGGCGATCGCCTACCAGGACCTGTGGCGCGAGGCGCGCAAGCGCCTGAAGTGACCCTCGGCCATGACCGCGGAGCCGGCCCGGGTGTGACCTGACCAATCCGTCCTCGCCGTCGGCGACGAACCACAGTCATCGGTCCGGCACACGGATCAGCGACAAGGGAGTCCGCCATGAAGTTCCGTCTGCTCGGCCTGGCCGCCATCGTCACCGCCTCGACCTTCGCCGCCTCGGGTGCGGCCGTCGCCGCGCACGACACCAACCCGTCCGCGAAGGTCGCCTCGTACTCCTACGGCCTGACCGCCGTCCAGGCCGCCAGCGTGCCCGGCTCCGCGGCCGAGGGCAGCACCCGGATCACGTCCCTGCCCAACGGCAAGGTCCGTGTCCAGGTCGAGGCCTGGGGCCTGGCCCCGGGCCTGCCCCACGCCATGCACCTGCACGGCGTCGACGGTCCCGCCAAGGACATGGCCTGCCCCGGCCCGGCGGCTGACGCCGACGGGGACGGGTACGTCTCCGTGTCCGAGGGGGCGCCCTTCTACGGCGGCATCCTCGCCTCCCTGACCACGAGCGGTCCGACCGATGCCGGCCACGCCCTGGACCTGGCCCACTTCGCAACCGCTGACGCCGACGGCCACCTGAAGTACAGCCGCACCTTCACCAACGAGTCCGCGCTGGCCAACGCCGACACGGTGCAGGTCGTCGTCCACGGCATCGACGTCAACGGCAGCGGGACCTACGACCTCGCCGGTGCGGGCGAGGCTCCCCTCGTGCCCGGGTCGGGCGTCCCCTTCGAGGCGACCATGCCCGTGCTGTGCGGTGGTGTCGCCAACTGAGGCACCCTCGTTCCCCGGCGACCACGGTCGGAGATCGCATGACGAAGGCCCCCGGGAGTGAACCCGGGGGCCTTCGTGCACGTGGGTGGCAGGTGAAGGATTCGAACCTTCGTAGGGATAACCCGACGGATTTACAGTCCGTTTCCATTGGCCGCTCGGACAACCTGCCGTGTGCGTCTGGAAGGATAGCAAGCCGATCCCCCTCCAACGCAATTCCGGCACCAACTTCCCCGAAGGAGCCACCAGCACATGGCCAGCAGCAGCTTCGACATCGTCAGCAAGGTCGACCGCCAGGAGGTCGACAACGCGCTCAACCAGGCCGCCAAGGAGGTCACCCAGCGCTACGACTTCAAGGGTGTCGGTGCGTCCATCGAGTGGAGCGGCGACAACGTCGTCATCAAGGCCAACAGCGCCGACCGGGTCCTGGCCGTGCTCGACGTCTTCGAGTCCAAGCTCATCCGTCGCGGTGTCTCGCTGAAGAACATCGACTTCGGGGAGAAGGAGCCGCAGGTCTCCGGCAAGGAGTACGTCCTCTCTGGCCCCACCAAGGAGGGCATCGACCAGGACAACGCCAAGAAGATCTCCAAGATCATCCGCGACGAGGGCCCCAAGGGGATCAAGCCCCAGATCCAGGGCGACGAGCTGCGCGTGACGGGCAAGTCGCGCGACGAGCTCCAGGAGGTCATCTCGCTGCTCAAGGGCAAGGACCTCGACGTGGCGCTGCAGTTCGTCAACTACCGCTGACCGACGACGAACCGGCCGTGGCGACCTCGTGGTCACCACGGCCGGTTCGTCGTTCCGGCTACCCCGCGCCAGCAGGCCGTCGTCACACGGCGAAGACCGCCTCGACCTCCGGCTCCGCCGCATCGCGCGTGCGGTCGTGCCGGACGAGCATCTTGCTCAGCAGCGGCACGAGGACCAGGCCCAGGGTCGTGGCGGCCACGAGGACCCACAGCCCGGACGAGGGTGATCCGGTCGCCTCCTCCGTCAGGCCGAAGGCGTAGGGCCCGACGAAGCCACCGGTCAGCCCGATGGTGTTGACGAAGGCCAGCCCGGCCGCGGCCGCCACACCACCGAGGCGTGCCATGAGCACGGACCAGTAGAGCGGCTGCACCCCGACGATGAAGAGCATCGTCACGCTGAGGATGACCATCTTGGCCACCGGGTTGTCGACCGCGATGAAGACGAGCGCGAAGACGATGGCCGCTGCCGTCGTGATGCCGATGAGCGGCACCTCGCTCCCCGGCCTGCGCCGCAGGATCCGCGGCACGACGAGGACACCGACGACGGCACCGATGCCGACGACGCCCGAGATGAGCCCGATCATGAAGCTGTCGGTCACGTCCATCGCCTCGACGATCGAGGGGACGAAGAAGATGACGCCGTAGGTGGCGATCTGGTTCATGAAGTAGATCGCGGCGATGGTCAGCAAGAAGGGCTTGGACATCGCATTGCGGATGATCGCGCCGGGGCGCGACTCCTCGGGCTCCTCGCCCACGGCGCGGCGGGTGAGCTCGGCGGCCTCGTCGGCGTCGAGCCAGGTCGCCTTGGCCGGCGAGTTGGGCAGCACGAAGAAGATGAGGACACCGAGCAGGACTGTCGGGATGCCCTCGAGGACGAAGAGCCACTGCCAGCCGTGGAGCCCGCCGATGCCGTCCAGCTTCATCAGCGCGCCACCGATGGGGTTGGCGACGATGAAGGCCACCGACGACGCGGTGAGGATGAGGCCGACGACCGTCGCGCGGTCCTTCTGGGCGAACCACGTCGTGATGAGGTACATGATCCCCGGGTAGAGGCCTGCCTCGGCCGCGCCGAGGAGCAGGCGCAGGACGTAGAAGACCGTCGGGCTGGAGACGAACATCATCGCCATCGTGATCAGGCCCCAGGTGACGGCGATGCGGCTGATCCACACCTTCGCCCCGACCTTGTGCAGCACCAGGTTGCTCGGCACCTCCAGCGCGGCGTAGGTGATGAAGAACAGACCTGCCCCGAGCCCGTAGGCGGCCGCGTCGATGCCGGCATCCAGCTCGAGCGAGGTCTTGGCCAGACCGACATTGGTCCGGTCGACGAAGGCCATGAAGTAGGCCGCCATGAGCAGTGGCACGAGGCGCACGAAGGCCTTCTTCGTCGCCCGGGCGTGCAGGCGGTCCGACGCCGTTGTCGGTGAGGTCATCTGGGTCTCCCATATTTGAATGACGATTCAGGTCATATTTGAACTTGGATTCATATACGTGTCAAGGGCCACATTCCGACCGGTTGGTCGGTAGCCTGCACCAATGGCCGACGCGACCACCCCGAGGACCCTGTCCGCACTGCCCTTCGCCTGCTCCGCCGCCTTCGGTGAGGCGCCCGCCCAGGCCTCCCGCCGAGCGGACGGCACCTGGCCGACCGTCTCGTTCCGCGAGATGGGCACCGTCGTCGACGAGCTGGCCCGTGGGCTCGTCGGGCTGGGCATGGCCCCCGGCGACCGGGTCGCCGTGCTCGCCGACACCCGACCGGAGTGGATGCAGGTCGCCTACGCGATCGCCGCCGGTGGCGGGATCATCGTGCCGATCTACGCGACCAACAGCCCCGAGGAGTGCCACTGGGTCCTCGAGGACGCAGGAGTGCGGATCGCCGTCTGCGAGGACGCCGCCCAGATCGCCAAGGTGCGGGGAGTGGCCCACGACCTCGACGCGCTCACCCACCTCCTGACCATCGAGCCGGTCCCCGGCGAGATCGACCTCGCGGGCCTGCGGGCCCGAGGGCAGGAGGTGCCCGCGACCGAGCGCGAGGCCAGGACGGATGCCGTGAGC
The genomic region above belongs to Janibacter limosus and contains:
- a CDS encoding acyl-CoA thioesterase gives rise to the protein MSETFDRARYPHWVTVPTRWSDNDQFGHVNNAVHYSVMDTTINNWLKAHDFDVAQGGDTINLIPETGCRYLAEISYPDAFEVGLRALSVGRSSVRWECALVRQGDGALVALATSAHVFVDAVTRRPTAVPDALRPSLEELVADD
- a CDS encoding choice-of-anchor I family protein encodes the protein MHTPVTRPRRAALTLALSAALVAPLGAGLAAAAPTGDVTLSPLGTYAAGAFDEGAAEIVAHDPGTQRAFVVNALAGTVDVLDISDPSAPTKVDTLETPGANSVAVAKGVVAVAQQADDKQQPGSVSFFDARTLEATRTVTAGALPDMVALSDNGRYAVVANEGEPEGYEEGQVDPEGSVSVIDVKKGTVRTADFTAWNGKADELRADGVRIFGPGATVAQDLEPEYVTISGNGRTAWVTLQENNAIATVDLASATVTDIDALGTKDHSVAGFGLDASNKDDAVNIATWPVKGVYMPDGVQSFRAGGSEYLITANEGDAREYDGFEEELEVGDVELDPEVFPNAQELQENENLGKLKITSTSPKGENGYTELHSFGGRSVTIRDAATGELVWDSGDSFEQIVAEQAPELFNADNAENGADDRSDNKGPEPEGVEIGRVDGRTLAFVGLERTSGIITIDVTDPHAPTIVDYTHNRVVDGDPEAGTAGDLGPEGLHFVSKGDSPTGSPLLIVGNEVSGTATIWQVGTH
- a CDS encoding DNA-3-methyladenine glycosylase I — translated: MDVVIGEDGLARPAWADGRGTHGDLMREYYDTEWGMPVRDERGLFERLSLEAFQSGLSWATILAKRENFRAAFDGFDPDRVAAYGARDVERLMADAGIVRNRAKVEATIRNAGATISLRDGGGLADLVWSFRPERTPMPRAVAEVPTTSDESKALARELKRRGFAFVGPTTAFALMEAVGIVDAHLLDSHRRGSSGLWRADGTPVEDGPRE
- a CDS encoding YajQ family cyclic di-GMP-binding protein, giving the protein MASSSFDIVSKVDRQEVDNALNQAAKEVTQRYDFKGVGASIEWSGDNVVIKANSADRVLAVLDVFESKLIRRGVSLKNIDFGEKEPQVSGKEYVLSGPTKEGIDQDNAKKISKIIRDEGPKGIKPQIQGDELRVTGKSRDELQEVISLLKGKDLDVALQFVNYR
- a CDS encoding ParA family protein — translated: MTVMKIIASYSIKGGVGKTTAAANLAWLAAADGRRVLLWDLDPQGGATWLFKVKAKVKGGGEALVAGKLDMADAIRSSDFDNLDVLPSDFSYRNLDLLLDAEKKPTRTLGQLLDGLSKKYDIVILDCAPSVSLVSESIVRAADLVLAPVMPSPLSMRTLDQLREFIGDTKGKSPKLLAFLSMVDRRRRLHKDLVDELPGSRPDVAKTFIPAASAVEQMGVHRAPIVQWQPRSAAAIAYQDLWREARKRLK
- a CDS encoding MFS transporter, translated to MTSPTTASDRLHARATKKAFVRLVPLLMAAYFMAFVDRTNVGLAKTSLELDAGIDAAAYGLGAGLFFITYAALEVPSNLVLHKVGAKVWISRIAVTWGLITMAMMFVSSPTVFYVLRLLLGAAEAGLYPGIMYLITTWFAQKDRATVVGLILTASSVAFIVANPIGGALMKLDGIGGLHGWQWLFVLEGIPTVLLGVLIFFVLPNSPAKATWLDADEAAELTRRAVGEEPEESRPGAIIRNAMSKPFLLTIAAIYFMNQIATYGVIFFVPSIVEAMDVTDSFMIGLISGVVGIGAVVGVLVVPRILRRRPGSEVPLIGITTAAAIVFALVFIAVDNPVAKMVILSVTMLFIVGVQPLYWSVLMARLGGVAAAAGLAFVNTIGLTGGFVGPYAFGLTEEATGSPSSGLWVLVAATTLGLVLVPLLSKMLVRHDRTRDAAEPEVEAVFAV